Genomic window (Deltaproteobacteria bacterium):
CACTGGATCGGCATTGATATTACTCATCTGGCCATTACGCTGATCAAGAAAAGGTTGCAGGATACCTTTGGCCCCGAGCTAAGTCCTTACGAAGAAATCGGCGCGCCGGAAGATTACCCCAGCGCCGAGGCCTTGGCGACTCTCAACCGCCATCAGTTTGAGTGGTGGGCCCTGGGCCTGGTGGAGGCGCGGCCGGCCCAGGATAAACGCAAAGGCGCCGACACCGGCATCGATGGCATTATCTATTTTTTCGACGATAACAGCGGCCAGGCCAAAAAAATAGTGGTCCAGGTAAAAAGCGGCAATGTCACGGTCAGCCAGTTACGTGATTTAAAAGGAGTAATGGAGCGTGAAAAAGCGGCTATCGGGGTCTTTATTACCTTAAAGGAACCGACCAAGCCGATGCTAGGGGAAGCCGCGGCCGCCGGATTTTATGAGCCGGAGTACTTCCCCGGACACCAGTACCCCCGGCTGCAAATTCTCAGTATTACCGATTTGCTCTTTAAAAAGGCCCAGCGTCAACCTAAAGGTTCAGACAAACAGAAGCAGAATCCTATAACTTGGGATGATAATGCTGACGAAGCATACTGATCTGATTGGCTAGAGGGAAATAGTTCGCCTGTTAACATAAATGGGCTTCAGACTTTGCACTTGACTATATGGGGATGATATTCTAAATTTGTGAAGTTAAAACCAATCCCAAAAGTAAACTGGCTACTTAGCCCCGGAAGGCCGATGCTAGGGAAACGGTGGTTAATTCGGTTATGGTCGCCTCCACGCCAGGGTTCTGGTAGGCGGGCTGCAGCCGGGGTTTGAATAGATAACTCGGGAGGAGGAGTTGCCAGGCAGCTGCCGGGAACATTAATGAAGGAAGAATCCAAACTTATCCACCAGCGCCGCCTAAAGCTGGCGGAATTGCGGGCGGCGGGAATAGAACCATATGCCAATACCTTCAGACCGACCCAACGCACTACTGATATCATTGCCCAGTATGGTCACCTGGGAGATGACGAGCTGGCTCACCTGAACCAGACCTTTAAAATGGCCGGTCGGCTGATCCTGATGCGGCAGTTCGGCAAGGCCAGTTTCTGCCACTTTCAGGATAACACCGGACGTCTGCAGGCTTATGTCCAACGCGACGTCGTGGGGGCTGAAGCTTATTCCCTGTTCAAGCGTCTGGATCTGGGGGATATCCTGGGATTGGAAGGGCGGCTGTTTCGCACCCGCACCCAGGAACTGACGCTCTCGGTGCAAAACTTCACCCTGCTTACCAAGGCCATCCGGCCCTTGCCGGAAAAATATCATGGACTGGGCGATGTCGAGCTGCGCTACCGGCAGCGCTATTTGGACCTGATGGTTAATCCCGCGGTCAAGGAAATCTTCCGCAAACGGTCGGCGATAATCCGGCAGTTGCGGGAATTTCTGGAGGAACGGGGCTTTCTGGAAGTAGAGACCCCGATGATGCAGCCCATCCCGGGGGGGGCCACGGCCCGGCCCTTTCAGACCTACCATAATGTCTTGGACCTGCCCTTGTTCTTACGGATCGCCCCGGAGCTCTACCTCAAGCGTCTGCTGGTGGGGGGAATTGATCGGGTCTATGAAATCAATCGCAATTTTCGCAATGAAGGCATCTCCACCCAGCACAATCCCGAATTTACCATGCTGGAATTTTATCAGGCCTACGCCACTTATGAAGACCTGATGGCCCTGACCGAGACCATGATCAGCGCCGTGGCCCAGGCGGTGCTGGGCGCTTTAACCTTTGATTATCAGGGTGATCAGATTGATCTTACCCCTCCCTGGCGGCGTCTCGACCTGCGGCAATCGCTGACCGAGGTGGGGGGCATCCCGGCGGCAGTGGTGCAGGATAAGCAGGCCCTGATCGCCCTGGCCCAGGAGCATGGGGTGGTGCTGCGTCCCGGTGAGGGCTATGGCCGGGCGCTGGCCAAACTGTTCGACCTGAAAGTGGAGGGCCGGCTCCTCCAGCCTACTTTTATTGTGGGATATCCGATTGAAATTTCTCCTCTGTCGCGGCGCAATGAAACCGATCCCGAAGTGGCCGACCGCTTTGAGCTGTTTATTGCCGGGCGGGAAATGGCCAATGGCTTTTCGGAGCTAAATGACCCGGAGGATCAGCGCCAGCGCTTTCTGAAACAGGTGGCGGCCCGGGAAGCGGGCAACGAAGAGGCCCATTATATGGATGAGGACTTTCTCCGGGCCCTGGAATATGGCATGCCCCCGGCAGCCGGGGAGGGGGTCGGCATTGACCGGTTGGTAATGTTGTTGACCAACTCGGCTTCGATCCGGGAAGTGATTCTCTTCCCTTTACTCCGCCCAGAGGGGTAACCGCAGCAATGTTTTTTGAACGCTTCGTGGCTCTGCGTTACTTAAAGGCCAAACGCAAGCAGACCTTTATTTCCCTGATCACCTTTATCTCGATTGCCGGGGTAATGGTGGGGGTCATGGCCCTGATCGTGGTCATCGGGGTGATGACCGGCTTTGATCATGACCTGAAAAAGAAGATCCTCAGCGTTAATCCTCATATCATCCTCCTGCAGCAAGGTTCCAGCATCATTGATTATGACCGGGTCGCAAGCCAGGTCCAGTCTATCCCCGGAGTGGTCTCGGCCCAGCCGTTTATTTACACTCAGGTGATGTTTTCCGGACCGAGGAATATTTCCGGGGGCATCCTGCGCGGGATATCTCTGGAGCTGATCGGCCGGGGGGGACCGCAGACTTTGGAGGTGCAGGAAGGGAATTTTCAGACCTTGGCCATTGCTGCCGCCGGCGATCTACCCGTCATTGCTCTCGGCAATCAGTTGGCCCAGAACCTTGGGGTTTCGGTAGGTACCCCACTTAAGATTATCTCGCCGCTGGGGACCCTGACTCCCATGGGAAGGGTGCCGCGGGCAAAAAGATTCCGGGTAGGGGCGATCTTTCATTCCGGCATGTTCGAATTCGATTCTACCCTGGCCTATGCCAGCATCCCCGCCGTGCAGGAATTCCTGGGAATGAGTGACCAAGTGACTGGTATCGAGATCCGGGTGGGGGATATTTACAATGCCGGAAAGCTGGCCGCACTCATTCAAGCAAAGTTGGGACCGCCCTATTTTACCCGGGATTGGATGCAGACCAACCGAAGCCTGTTTTCCGCCCTGAAGCTGGAAAAGATCGCCATGTTCATCATTCTGACGTTAATTGTCCTGGTGGCCGCCTTCAACATTGCCAGCACCCTGATCATGATCGTTATGGAAAAGACCAAGGATATTGCCATCCTTAAATCTATGGGGGCCACCAAACAGAGCATCATGCGGATTTTTATGCTGGAAGGACTGATTATCGGGGTGGTCGGCACTGTTTTAGGGCTGATTTTGGGTTTTGGGCTCTGCGCCCTGCTGCGGCGTTATGAATTTATCAAGCTGCCCAGCGACGTTTATTATATTTCA
Coding sequences:
- a CDS encoding restriction endonuclease, translating into HWIGIDITHLAITLIKKRLQDTFGPELSPYEEIGAPEDYPSAEALATLNRHQFEWWALGLVEARPAQDKRKGADTGIDGIIYFFDDNSGQAKKIVVQVKSGNVTVSQLRDLKGVMEREKAAIGVFITLKEPTKPMLGEAAAAGFYEPEYFPGHQYPRLQILSITDLLFKKAQRQPKGSDKQKQNPITWDDNADEAY
- the lysS gene encoding lysine--tRNA ligase; protein product: MKEESKLIHQRRLKLAELRAAGIEPYANTFRPTQRTTDIIAQYGHLGDDELAHLNQTFKMAGRLILMRQFGKASFCHFQDNTGRLQAYVQRDVVGAEAYSLFKRLDLGDILGLEGRLFRTRTQELTLSVQNFTLLTKAIRPLPEKYHGLGDVELRYRQRYLDLMVNPAVKEIFRKRSAIIRQLREFLEERGFLEVETPMMQPIPGGATARPFQTYHNVLDLPLFLRIAPELYLKRLLVGGIDRVYEINRNFRNEGISTQHNPEFTMLEFYQAYATYEDLMALTETMISAVAQAVLGALTFDYQGDQIDLTPPWRRLDLRQSLTEVGGIPAAVVQDKQALIALAQEHGVVLRPGEGYGRALAKLFDLKVEGRLLQPTFIVGYPIEISPLSRRNETDPEVADRFELFIAGREMANGFSELNDPEDQRQRFLKQVAAREAGNEEAHYMDEDFLRALEYGMPPAAGEGVGIDRLVMLLTNSASIREVILFPLLRPEG
- a CDS encoding lipoprotein-releasing ABC transporter permease subunit, encoding MFFERFVALRYLKAKRKQTFISLITFISIAGVMVGVMALIVVIGVMTGFDHDLKKKILSVNPHIILLQQGSSIIDYDRVASQVQSIPGVVSAQPFIYTQVMFSGPRNISGGILRGISLELIGRGGPQTLEVQEGNFQTLAIAAAGDLPVIALGNQLAQNLGVSVGTPLKIISPLGTLTPMGRVPRAKRFRVGAIFHSGMFEFDSTLAYASIPAVQEFLGMSDQVTGIEIRVGDIYNAGKLAALIQAKLGPPYFTRDWMQTNRSLFSALKLEKIAMFIILTLIVLVAAFNIASTLIMIVMEKTKDIAILKSMGATKQSIMRIFMLEGLIIGVVGTVLGLILGFGLCALLRRYEFIKLPSDVYYISTLPVKLQGWDVAWITGAALLISFLATLYPSWQASRLDPVEAIRYE